The DNA window TTATTTGGTTACTGCATTATACCTTTTTCATGAAATAAAGAGGGGTATACCTAATAACAAActaagtttatattgaatattcTTGTCATCACATCCTAATTATTATTCCGATGCATCTTTATCCTCACAGAACTGAGTCCTGAGGAGTCTGAAGACGTTCTTTTCAAAGAGGTGCGGCAGTTCTTGATCCATTCTTTATTAACTTTTTGATGAATTTTCCAGTGTACTGCTTCAACCTGTTCTGTGAAATATCTCATCTTTCTTCATGCATTTTTTTTGGTTCTGGACCTTAAAATAGAAGCTTTTGATGAAGTGCTGTTGAAATTCAATTTAGATAACCTTGCTTATCACGTAGAGTTTTAGGTACCTGGGAGCAAATCTAAACTAGTGATAGACATTTAATTGTACTCGAATCAGCTTCCATGCTCATGAGAGAAATTTTTGGATGCGTCTTTCTTCTACAAATTAAGTTAATACATTTTATATTATCTATCTGTTACTTATTTATGGTGTCTGCAATGTTGTTCTAATATCTTTCTTTCACATTATAATGACTAAATGTGTGTTGCCATTTGATGAAACTAATAAATCCAAGGCTTTCAACTTCTATAGGCTTGGCTTACCTATTTTTGGAGCAGAGCCAAAGCCAACGGTATAGAGGAGGATATTGCCAAAGAACGACTTCAGTTTTGGATCAACCGGCGGGGGCATTCACCTAGTTCACATGATGCCGTTGATGGTAAAGTTAATaactttgaatttattttttcgaACCATAGTGCTTTCTCGAGTTGCTTtgttcattttattttgtttaacataaaaaattacaaatttaataaaattattgtacAATTTTAAACAACAAATTTCGTTAGACTTATATATAACATATGTTGATATTGCAACTTGTATTCTAGAAAAAAAGTCATGAGCTATATTGTATGTTTGATATTCAGTGGAACAAGGTCTGACGGAGCTCAAGAAGCTGGGGATAGAGCATCGACTGTGGGAAGCATGTCGCAAAGAAATTGATCAGGACTCGTCCAATAATGTAACACGGAAATGTGATGCACCCTAAGCCTGAGATAGCCTGTACAAATTGTGTCTCTGGGAATATGTTAATGCATACATCTTATTCTTTTTAGTATATAGTCTCTAGTTTTGTAGCTTAAGCATAGTACCATTAACAACTTAAGTAACCAAAAGTAGACATCTAATTACTGTTTATTCCATGCAATGATTGTCACATGTCATATTAATAATAAGTTAATAATTATATGTAATagagaattttttaattattaaaaaggcctaattatttaaaaatcactcaccttgtaactttttttcatttataccacgacctaagaaaattttcaattgtacctattttcgatttttatgtttcgtttgtaccctaagagtaatttttttgataatttaattaatttaaagatgaaaatattaaaaataagatacataaatgattaacattaacgttttattagaatataggttaaaaatgaaggattaatttaaactttttttcaaaagaaaataggtcaattcaactcattagggtagagatgaaacataaaaatcaaaaatagggtacaattgaaaatttttctaggtcatggtataaatgaaaaaaagttacaaggtgggtggtttctaagtaattaagcctattaaAAATTCCACATGATTTGTTACACGAATAACATGCTGTACGGTTGCATTGAATAATTTTCTCAATCTTAGAGGTATGAAAGATTtatcatataatttaataaaggtTATTTCAAGTTAGTTTTCAATGGGTAAGTAAAAAGATCTCATAGTCTATCTTTTCTATAACGTTTTACTTTAACTAGTGTCGTTTTatgtgtttcacacgtggctcgtattagcgtgactcgtcaaattatgaaattatatttaaaatagtagttaattaaaatagtttattttatttaatattttaaataatttattaatagtttaacgtttttaaataatattttttatatttatagaaattttaaattttaaatataaaattatatatgattaaaaataatttaaatagtaataattaaatattttaaatagtctattttagttagtactgtcgacaattatcttaatataatagtttattttaattagtattctaaTTTTAGTATTTATCTTAACATggagtagtttattttagttagtactttaattttaataatttttaactaataattatattttttaaaatagaaaggATATTAACGTAAATATACATTGTCCCAGtccgtgtttttatatataagattatcaataaaaataaaagagttaaatatttggcttgacTCGACTCGTTTACGCTCTAGGTGTTAGGAGCGAATTACAGTGGCAGGGAAATTGTGTGTCACGTTTTAAAAGGAAACAAGCTAAAATACAGCTGAGCTGATGAAGCCAATGAGAATTTGTTTCACTAATTTGCTTCCTGATGATATCGCAGTCTTTATAGAATAACTTGGGTTTTGGATTTGGTTGGGTAAGCTATTGAGCTAACATTAAAATTCCGGAAACCAAAAGCAAATATAATGGACAGAGGATAGCTGATCAAGAAGTATGAAGAGCAGCCCTTGTAAATTGTAATGATATGGAATGTGAGGAGGCTCATGAAAGAATGAAGGAGGCATTTAAAAGTCGAGCGCTGGCTCTAAAGCGGGAATTCCACAGTAATTtcatgttttccctttttaatttCAACGTTGGAACCCTAGTATTTATTGTATTTGTTGTTGTTGACTAATTTTCTGATGATGCATATGTTTATCCTTAATAATGCCAGGTAGGGAATCAGTTGAGGCAACTGATAATGAAGAATTCAAAGGATTTTTGGAGCCTAGTGATGTATGATTTTCTTTTTTCCCTATTTGTTTGGCTATTAATTGTAGGTTTGGTTTAAGGTTAGGAATGAGAATGAGAATGATAATGAGAATAATGAGGTTTCATATGTTTTTTTGGTTCAATAAATTAGTTTGGAATGAGAATGAAAACGagtgcaaaaaccgaaccaaatttggTCCGGTTTGATAATAAAAAGTAATTAGTTTttcggttcagtttggttttaGACATAAATTTgtacttaaattataattaaccgAACTGAAAATCGACCTAACCAAAATCCGACCAAACTGATCGATCTAGTTcgatataacaaaaaaattaattccttaAAATTTTGGTTCGATTCTTTAttgtagaaaataaaaaaaattagcttggTTCGAATCAATTCAAAACAATAGAAAATTCtgattcggtttgatttggttagtttgataatatataaaaatggtTTTTGGTTTGATTAGCTTTTGGACATAATTTTATCCCCAATTAAGTTCTAATATAAACCAATCCGAAATAAgtgaatcaaactaaaaaacaaacccaaattttcggtttgattttataaataacAGAATTTTCGGTTCATTTTGGTTAATTATGTCTAAGTTCCaaataaaccaaaccaaaatgaTCGGCTGAATCGAAACCCGCCCGTACTGACGGGTCCTGCAATATTGTGTTAAAATACCACCGAGGCTAGTTATTTGAAAATAAGCTAATAAGAGTAGTGAGTgaagaaaatatattaataatgaaGATGAAACAATATGgcattgtttgatttttaaatttaagtccAAACTCTTCTGTTGCATAATTAGACGGTGGAATATGCTTCCGGACTCGACACAAGATTATATAGCATGCTTATTGCCTATCGACACAAACTCCTCTCTTTGACTTCATCCTGTTCTCATCTAATGAGGACTGCTCAAGAAAATCTCATGTTTTCTTTCCTTTGCCGTGTACTGTAGGGTAAAGCTGATAGTGATGCTATGGCATATATGCGAAGAGAAGGCCGTTTGCATCATAGTGAACACATTTTTCTAGCTGAAGCATTTCTTGATATGGCTTCAACTGCCGAGTAATGCTTCGCCCGCTGTTAGCATACTTTATGTTTTAAAGTCTTGTGAACAAGATTATATATCATGCTTATTGCCTAAGTGTCTTAACTTGGTGCAGGATTGAACAACAGCAAGAAGTTTTCGCCTGGTCGCTAAAACTTTTACGCCAGCAGTGGACGCATCTAGACtggcaaaataattatttatctgAACCCCTGGGTATAGTTCGTCTATGTTCTGAGACACCATTTATGTGGTCGATTTTTCACACGGTGAAGTTATTTGAGAAGGCACTTAAAATAAGTGGAGCCAGAAAAGAATATACAACTTTACATAAATGTTCAACGAGTAGTCGCTTGCATCCAATGGCTTCACATCTGTCCTGGATGCTCCCTCCTCTTTTAAAAGTATAGTTTGCATAAGAAATAACAATTTtctatttgtcattttatattatcttatttgaAGCCATAACTACTGAAAATATGGGCTGATGATTTGCAGTTGCTTCGCGTCATACATTCTCTTTGGTCTCCTTCCGTAAATCAAGCATTAcctgaaaaattaaaagctgCCATGTCTATGAGTGATGTTGAGCTACATGCTCTTCTTGGCAAAGAAAATCCCAAATTGTCAAagggttttgtaacatttgctgATGGATCTCAAACTGACACAAGCAAGGAAGGGTATGCAGAAATCAGTAAATTAGATATGCAAAATTGGTTAATTGATATTAGAGACAGTGGGTAAGTACCAAGTGCTTTCGAGATAGTTTAAACTCTTTCATTGTAATTGTTGTCAAAAATTTATGTGTCGTTTACTTCCTTCTTTCATTCCCGCTTctcttcttttcctttttctccCATGTCTTGCATGAATTTTATTATGGTGTCTGTTTTATTTCCCAACTTGtagttttataattgtttgctCACCTAGAATAACTGGCTACCATTTGAGATTTATGTATTTACATATGGTTTTTCATAGAAAAAAAATGGTGGATGGAAGGAAAAGCATCAAGTTTATTTATTGTCTTAAATTAGGTTTGCCTATTGAAATTAACTCTTGATCCGTTGTTCATGATTCCAGGTACACAGTCTTGGGCCTATCAATAAGCATTGGAAATCCTTTTTTTAATTGCTTGGATATCGATTCTGTTATGGTAACAGTAGCGCTGGTGGAGAATATACAGTCAATGCAGTTCAGGCATATAAAGCAGCTTATtcgtttagttttaatttactTAGTCAAATCTTGTCCTTCAGAGATGTGGGAAGTCTGGCTAGAAAAGCTGTTGGATCCCTTATTTATTCATGTGCAAAATGTTCTTTGTTTTTCTCGGTCTATTAATTTGCATGAAGGTAAAGCAAAGGTGCCTGATGTCGAAAACATGCCTTCTGAATTAGATGTGAAAGTGGATGTCATGGCGGAGAAATTGCTTCGAGATGTTACTCATGAAACATGCTCACTTCTTTCTGCTATGGCATCACTAGAAGTAAATATTGGACTTCCTTTTTTGGAACCATCAGGGCTTGTGAACCGTATGGATACATCTTCTCTAAAGGATCTGAATGATTTTGCGATAACCTCTATGGTTGGGTATGTCTATAAGAGTAAACTTTATGTTTAGTTAGGGAGGTAACTTTGCTTCTTTAACTTCTGTTTTATTACGATCACTGCTGCTTATgtgtaaaattttattatattcagTTTCCTTTTAAAGCACAAAGGTCTCTCGCATCCAATACTACAAATTTGTTTAGAAGTTTTTAGTTGGGCGGATAGTGAAGCAGTGAAAAACATTTCTGTTTTTTGTGCTGCTGTTGTTCTTCTTGCTATTTTAGCAAATGACGTTGAAGTCCgaagatttgtttcgaaagatCTATTCAATGCCATTTTAGAAGCGATGAAGCTTGAATCAAATTCAATTATCAGTGCCAATCTTGTTGGTCTTTgtcgaaaaatatttttttatctccgTGATAGAGATCCATCACTAAGACGGGTAAATAATCATTTTCGATACTATTCAAACCTGTTAGATTAAAACTATTGTCGGTGTGATGATCAATTGAAGACCTATGGATTGTAAATTGaaatatgtttttcttttatatatgcAGGCTCTACTCTCTCTCACTGATTCAACCCGTagatgtttgattttgtttgaagAAGATTTGACAAAAACATCGAGTACTGAGGAACAAAATCAGTGTATGAAGAGGTTTCTCATATCAGTTGAAAGATACGAATTGTTGGCACTTAATCCTCCTATTATGGAGGACGACTCTTGTGATGATATACCAAATCTCAGCCCGTCAGTTATGGCAAGGGTGATTGAAAATAGGGCACGTTCTAAAGCTCATAAAAAGAAGATGGCAGAATACAGAAAACAAATGGGAGCTATGAGGAAAGCATATTATAGCAATCCTGGTAAtcttattttactttaatttcatATAGCTGTTTTTCAGTTTTAAACAAGATCATTTTACTTGAAAGCTTGAAccctataatttatttattcgtTGAAAGTTTTGACAGATATAACTGATAAAAGTTTTGACAGATAATCCACTTTTTGAGTCTAATAAAGAACCCGATGAGTGGTTCGATTCGGATGGTAAACATGAAATAACTGATGaggaattgaaaaaatatatggaACAACTTAATGCTAGTGGGGTATGTATTTGTCCTCAATttccaaattattttatataattttctctaaatacTAAGCCTTCAAGTCCTAGAAGTATTAATCCTTTATTTGTGTTGTTTTTGTATAAATACATAGGGTTTTGAGATGGGCGACTTTCCAAATGTTTATGAATTTGGTATGATTCAACCAATGAAGTTAAATGAGCGTTCCGTTGCagaacttgataaatatattaaaatggcACTTGAAGAATTCAATCAGAAAGAGGTTTGCCTGTGTTTTCTTTAATCTTTTCGGTGTTGTTTTTACCGGTTCTTATATGTCCTAATGCATTTACTGTTCTTTTTTAGAACTCAAATTTTGAATGTGTGGAGATTGAGAAGGCAAGTGTATTAGGGGGACTACGCACAGAGTATTATATCACTTTTAAAGCAAAAGATGAGAATAGAGTTTCAACCTTTACATTTCAagctttaatattttatgattatGTTTGTGAAAAAAGACACTATGAAACATCAGTGGGCATTTGCAGATTGAAGCCAGATACTGCTCCTGGGCATGGTAAATAGCGTATCAGATGTcacaatttatattattttattatttatttatgtctTAATTAATTGGTGAAACAttcaaattcagttttttttacGTTATGAAAGATACTTCTAGTCGgcaattaaaaattgattttttttaatttattttatagaaatGAATGAAAATTTGTATAAAACTAATCAATTAAATTGCTActctctccattttttttagttatcaTTTTAgacaaatgtattttttttatcaatagttgtcattagctattatctttcaaatttatttctttCTAATAAATGACACTATGACTCAATTTATAAAAGCATTTACTACAATATAGGGTTATATGAGTATATTTATTTccataatttaagacaaaaacccCACTTTCTTATATGTACAATATTAGctaaatggagggagtataatttatAATCCGCTTATCTCTAACTCGTGAACTTAACCGGTACAAAGTTATACGATAGCACCCCATTTTTCCGACTCGGCAGTTCAATCTATGATTTTCAATTTATCATTCATGGACTTCTTTATAACCACAGCTTTGAAACACTTACCTATAATCTAATCACTGCCTTATTACCCTAGGAGGTGGTTATCCCTAACTTTACCACATACAGGTCAAGCATCTTTGTCCCCTCAGCTCAGACTTAGCCGCAACATTGCTACAATAATAAAGATGCATAGTATAAAAAGATTATAGTATAGGATAAAGTAAAGACAAAGactaagtaataaataaaaaaagatcttCTTTCTTATGCAGATAGAAGTGAGGCGTGTTGGTCATGAGGAGGGGGGTTCAGGCAAGGATTGAGAGAGATCTcccatttcaaataaaaaacaaccggatataatatatattatagtaTTAGTATGAATTGGCGATCAGCTCAACTGCATACATTACTGCACTTTCACTTGGCACCTATCGTAATGATAAACGGCTGGTCTCGCCGTGACCGAGCA is part of the Mercurialis annua linkage group LG3, ddMerAnnu1.2, whole genome shotgun sequence genome and encodes:
- the LOC126671690 gene encoding protein HASTY 1-like isoform X1 yields the protein MECEEAHERMKEAFKSRALALKREFHSRESVEATDNEEFKGFLEPSDGKADSDAMAYMRREGRLHHSEHIFLAEAFLDMASTAEIEQQQEVFAWSLKLLRQQWTHLDWQNNYLSEPLGIVRLCSETPFMWSIFHTVKLFEKALKISGARKEYTTLHKCSTSSRLHPMASHLSWMLPPLLKLLRVIHSLWSPSVNQALPEKLKAAMSMSDVELHALLGKENPKLSKGFVTFADGSQTDTSKEGYAEISKLDMQNWLIDIRDSGYTVLGLSISIGNPFFNCLDIDSVMVTVALVENIQSMQFRHIKQLIRLVLIYLVKSCPSEMWEVWLEKLLDPLFIHVQNVLCFSRSINLHEGKAKVPDVENMPSELDVKVDVMAEKLLRDVTHETCSLLSAMASLEVNIGLPFLEPSGLVNRMDTSSLKDLNDFAITSMVGFLLKHKGLSHPILQICLEVFSWADSEAVKNISVFCAAVVLLAILANDVEVRRFVSKDLFNAILEAMKLESNSIISANLVGLCRKIFFYLRDRDPSLRRALLSLTDSTRRCLILFEEDLTKTSSTEEQNQCMKRFLISVERYELLALNPPIMEDDSCDDIPNLSPSVMARVIENRARSKAHKKKMAEYRKQMGAMRKAYYSNPDNPLFESNKEPDEWFDSDGKHEITDEELKKYMEQLNASGGFEMGDFPNVYEFGMIQPMKLNERSVAELDKYIKMALEEFNQKENSNFECVEIEKASVLGGLRTEYYITFKAKDENRVSTFTFQALIFYDYVCEKRHYETSVGICRLKPDTAPGHGK
- the LOC126671690 gene encoding protein HASTY 1-like isoform X2, with the protein product MECEEAHERMKEAFKSRALALKREFHSRESVEATDNEEFKGFLEPSDGKADSDAMAYMRREGRLHHSEHIFLAEAFLDMASTAEIEQQQEVFAWSLKLLRQQWTHLDWQNNYLSEPLGIVRLCSETPFMWSIFHTVKLFEKALKISGARKEYTTLHKCSTSSRLHPMASHLSWMLPPLLKLLRVIHSLWSPSVNQALPEKLKAAMSMSDVELHALLGKENPKLSKGFVTFADGSQTDTSKEGYTVLGLSISIGNPFFNCLDIDSVMVTVALVENIQSMQFRHIKQLIRLVLIYLVKSCPSEMWEVWLEKLLDPLFIHVQNVLCFSRSINLHEGKAKVPDVENMPSELDVKVDVMAEKLLRDVTHETCSLLSAMASLEVNIGLPFLEPSGLVNRMDTSSLKDLNDFAITSMVGFLLKHKGLSHPILQICLEVFSWADSEAVKNISVFCAAVVLLAILANDVEVRRFVSKDLFNAILEAMKLESNSIISANLVGLCRKIFFYLRDRDPSLRRALLSLTDSTRRCLILFEEDLTKTSSTEEQNQCMKRFLISVERYELLALNPPIMEDDSCDDIPNLSPSVMARVIENRARSKAHKKKMAEYRKQMGAMRKAYYSNPDNPLFESNKEPDEWFDSDGKHEITDEELKKYMEQLNASGGFEMGDFPNVYEFGMIQPMKLNERSVAELDKYIKMALEEFNQKENSNFECVEIEKASVLGGLRTEYYITFKAKDENRVSTFTFQALIFYDYVCEKRHYETSVGICRLKPDTAPGHGK